One genomic region from Tripterygium wilfordii isolate XIE 37 chromosome 20, ASM1340144v1, whole genome shotgun sequence encodes:
- the LOC119986475 gene encoding elongation factor G-2, chloroplastic gives MAAETFKVTGSGSTVCSFNGSQRRPIPLCPKFRFLGLSPRVSTRSSICSSRSHFFGSKGIGSKLPVLRQRSRGKFSVFAMATEESKRAVPLQDYRNIGIMAHIDAGKTTTTERVLYYTGRNYKIGEVHEGTATMDWMEQEQERGITITSAATTTFWNKHRINIIDTPGHVDFTLEVERALRVLDGAICLFDSVAGVEPQSETVWRQADKYGVPRICFVNKMDRLGANFFRTRDMIVTNLGAKPLVIQLPIGSEDRFQGVVDLVKMKAVIWSGEELGAKFSYEDIPADLEELAQDYHSQMIETIVEQDDEAMESYLEGVEPDEQTIKKLIRKGAIGSSFVPVLCGSAFKNKGVQPLLDAVVDYLPSPLDVPAMKGTDPENPEVTVERSADDDEPFAGLAFKIMNDPFVGSLTFVRVYAGKLSAGSYALNANKGKKERIGRLLEMHANSREDVKVALAGDIVALAGLKDTITGETLCDPEYPIVLERMDFPDPVIKVAIEPKTKADIDKMATGLIKLAQEDPSFHFSRDEEVNQTVIEGMGELHLEIIVDRLKREFKVEANVGAPQVNYRESISRVTEVKYVHKKQSGGQGQFADITVRFEPMESGGGYEFKSEIKGGAVPKEYIPGVMKGLEECMSNGVLAGFPVVDVRAVLVDGSYHDVDSSVLAFQLAARGAFREGIRKAGPKMLEPIMKVEVVTPEEHLGDVIGDLNSRRGQINSFGDKPGGLKVVDALVPLAEMFQYVSTLRGMTKGRASYTMQLAKFDVVPQHIQNQLASKEQEVAA, from the exons ATGGCTGCTGAGACTTTCAAAGTAACTGGTTCGGGTTCTACAGTTTGCAGCTTCAATGGTTCTCAGAGGAGGCCTATCCCTCTCTGCCCTAAATTTCGTTTTCTGGGTCTTTCTCCTAGAGTCTCTACTCGTTCATCAATTTGCTCTTCTCGTTCGCATTTCTTTGGCAGCAAGGGAATTGGTTCGAAGCTTCCCGTTTTACGCCAACGGAGCCGGGGAAAATTCTCTGTATTTGCCATGGCTACTGAAG AGTCAAAGCGTGCAGTGCCATTACAAGATTATCGAAATATTGGGATTATGGCTCACATTGATGCTGGAAAGACCACTACTACTGAACGAGTTCTTTATTACACTGGGAGAAACTATAAAATAGGAGAGGTACATGAGGGAACAGCTACAATGGATTGGATGGAGCAAGAGCAAGAAAGAGGGATTACCATCACTTCTGCTGCTACTACCACATTCTGGAACAAACACCggattaatattattgatacCCCTGGCCATGTCGATTTCACACTAGAAGTGGAGCGTGCACTTAGGGTTTTGGATGGCGCTATATGTTTGTTTGACAGCGTTGCCGGCGTGGAGCCACAATCTGAAACTGTATGGAGGCAAGCAGATAAATATGGGGTACCTAGAATTTGCTTTGTGAATAAGATGGATCGGCTTGGTGCAAACTTTTTTAGAACAAGAGACATGATAGTAACCAACCTAGGAGCTAAACCACTTGTAATTCAATTGCCCATTGGTTCTGAAGATAGATTTCAAGGAGTTGTTGATCTCGTCAAGATGAAAGCTGTGATTTGGTCAGGAGAAGAACTGGGTGCCAAATTTTCGTACGAGGATATTCCAGCCGACCTTGAAGAGTTGGCTCAGGATTACCATTCACAAATGATAGAAACCATAGTTGAACAAGACGATGAGGCTATGGAGAGCTACTTAGAAGGAGTCGAGCCTGATGAGCAAACCATTAAGAAATTAATTAGGAAGGGAGCCATTGGAAGCAGTTTTGTGCCTGTTTTATGTGGCTCTGCCTTTAAAAATAAGGGAGTCCAGCCGCTGCTTGATGCTGTTGTTGATTATTTGCCTTCTCCACTTGACGTCCCCGCAATGAAGGGGACTGATCCTGAGAACCCAGAAGTGACAGTTGAGAGGAGTGCAGACGATGACGAACCTTTTGCTGGACTAGCTTTTAAGATTATGAATGATCCATTTGTGGGATCTCTTACGTTTGTGAGAGTGTATGCTGGGAAGCTAAGTGCAGGATCCTATGCATTGAATGCaaacaaaggaaagaaagagagaattgGTAGACTTCTTGAAATGCATGCCAACAGCAGAGAAGATGTTAAGGTCGCTTTAGCTGGTGATATCGTTGCTCTTGCAGGTTTAAAAGATACAATAACAGGGGAAACATTGTGTGATCCGGAATATCCTATTGTGCTTGAGCGGATGGACTTCCCTGATCCTGTAATTAAGGTTGCGATTGAACCCAAGACTAAAGCTGATATTGATAAGATGGCAACTGGTCTGATAAAGCTTGCTCAAGAAGACCCTTCGTTCCACTTCTCTAGAGATGAAGAAGTTAACCAGACTGTAATTGAAGGAATGGGAGAACTCCATCTCGAGATTATTGTTGATCGTCTCAAGAGGGAATTTAAG GTCGAAGCTAACGTCGGTGCACCCCAAGTAAATTATCGTGAGAGCATTTCTAGAGTCACAGAAGTTAAGTATGTGCACAAAAAACAGTCGGGTGGACAAGGGCAGTTTGCTGACATAACAGTACGATTTGAGCCCATGGAGTCTGGTGGTGGATACGAGTTTAAAAGTGAAATCAAGGGAGGTGCAGTACCAAAAGAATATATTCCAGGGGTAATGAAAGGATTGGAGGAGTGTATGAGTAATGGTGTTCTAGCAGGATTTCCTGTTGTAGATGTGCGTGCTGTATTAGTTGATGGTTCTTACCATGATGTAGATTCAAGTGTCTTAGCATTTCAACTGGCTGCTAGAGGAGCTTTCCGGGAGGGGATCAGAAAAGCTGGACCAAAGATGCTAGAACCTATTATGAAAGTCGAAGTTGTTACTCCTGAGGAGCACTTGGGAGATGTTATTGGTGACCTAAACTCAAGGAGAGGCCAGATAAACAGCTTTGGTGACAAACCTGGTGGTCTTAAG
- the LOC119987235 gene encoding 21 kDa protein-like codes for MEGSFAVYAVPTLLFLAQLLCFTNGFPIYEEQNKEYIKTSCTNTTYPRLCYKSLSTYASKINGDPKLLATTALNVTYISTQSTSKLMKRISRIHNLRPRVAAAVADCVEVLGDSVDELQRSIEEMGRAGGGPSFGIVMNDIETWVSAALTDDDTCMDGFGGKAMKGRVKMLVRKNILRVSRLTSNALALVNNYASSQAALA; via the coding sequence ATGGAAGGTAGTTTTGCAGTTTATGCAGTTCCTACTCTGCTTTTTCTGGCCCAATTACTCTGTTTCACCAATGGATTTCCAATCtatgaagaacaaaacaaagagTACATCAAGACGTCATGTACCAACACAACTTATCCCAGATTGTGCTACAAATCTCTCTCAACCTATGCAAGCAAAATCAATGGTGACCCCAAATTACTAGCCACAACTGCTCTCAATGTGACATATATCTCCACCCAATCGACGTCGAAATTGATGAAGAGGATATCAAGAATCCACAATTTGAGACCCAGAGTGGCTGCAGCCGTGGCGGATTGTGTTGAAGTGTTGGGTGACTCTGTTGATGAGCTGCAGAGGTCAATTGAAGAGATGGGTCGTGCCGGAGGAGGACCGAGTTTTGGGATTGTAATGAACGATATAGAGACATGGGTTAGTGCGGCATTGACAGATGATGATACTTGTATGGATGGGTTTGGTGGTAAGGCCATGAAAGGAAGAGTGAAGATGTTGGTTAGGAAAAATATATTGAGAGTTTCTCGTTTGACTAGCAATGCTTTGGCTCTTGTTAACAACTATGCCTCCTCTCAAGCTGCCTTGGCTTGA